GAGCTAATGCTTATCAGGGAAACTATGAGGGGCAAACAACTGTAGACCTATCATCTATTGAAGAGTGGTTGAGACGGTTATACCAAAAAGACCCATCCATAAGTATCGACGGTCAAAAATTTGCCGAGATCACTCATAAACATTATGACAAAGTATCCGGCAGTCAGACTGAACTAACAGAAAGGTGGACGTGATCATGAGAAAAGAAGGTATACAATTTAACAACATTCACACGTCCGAATACAACCTATCGTTGATTAGCCGTGAGGGTAACCCACCAGAAAAAAAGAGAGTAACTGAATCTGTTCCATATATGCAAGGGGAATATGATTTTTCCTGGATGGTTGGGTATATTCCTTTTGAAAATCGGACGCTGGTGTATAACTTTCTGCTGGTTAATTATAAATACGAAGATAGAAAAGTCCTGGAAACTGCATTATCCAACTGGTCGCTGGGGGCAAAACGTCAAAAACTGGTTGATGATGCGGTTCCAGGATATTATTTTTTGGCGGAATGCGTGAAATTTGAATTTGTAGACACATATCACGGGATGGAAGTCAAACTTACATTTGACACATATCCTTTCAAAATTGCGGAGATGGAGGAAGGTAACGATTTATGGGACCCGTTCAATTTTGAACTGGACGTTGCCCAAACAACTTCATTTGATGTGAATGGATCTGTAAAGGCAATTTTGTATAATCCCGGAGCAAATAACTTAAACCCAAAAATAAAGACCTCTGCTCCAATGAAAATCATGAAAGACGGGATCACGTATGATGTGCCCGAAGGAGAGTCAAGTTCATCGGATTTTATTCTTACGATCGGCGAAAATGGCCTGACTATTGAGGGTAAAGGAACTGTCTCATTCCATTTTTATAAGGAGTTGGTCTGATGTATAAAGTCAGCTTGATAAACGATGGACTAGAGACAGTCATACACAGTCCACATGTGGATGATTTGAAGCTTTCTAGTGGGATGATCAATCTTGGATTGAACCAAATTGATAGCTTCACTTTTTCTATTAACTTGGGAAATCCTGGATATGGGAAAATTAAGCCGCTCAGGACTCTGGTAAAAGTAAAGGATACGAAAAGAAACAAGATAATTTTTGATGGTCGGGTCCTCAAGCCTCAATCCAGCATGTCAGATTCAGGTATGTTTTCAGGTGCGTATATTTGTGAATCCAAAATGGGTTATTTGCAGGACTCAGCCCAACGCCATGCGGAAATTCATGACACCAGCATAAGGGATTTCTTTCAGATTATGATAAATAATCATAACCGGAGCGTAGAGCCTTATAAGCGTTTCCAGGTAGGAGAGGTAACGGTCATAAATACCACGGATAACGTATATCGGTATCTCTCATATGACCGTACTTTCCCAACCATAAAAGATAAATTGATTGACCGGGAAGGCGGATACCTACGCATACGGGAAGACGGCGGAACGACCTATATAGATTACCTGGCTGAGATCGGAGAGGTTAAAGCAACTCAAATCCGAATTGCCAAAAATCTAAAAAGCATAAGTAAAGAAGTAAACCCAACAGAGGTCATAACCCGCCTGGTGCCGCTGGGTGAGACCATCCAGAGCGAGGATGAAACTGCAACAGATGCTTCTCCGCCGCGTTTAACAATTGCTGAGGTTAACGGTGGTATTGATTATTTGGACGATCCGGAAATGCAAAAAGAATTCGGAATTATAGAGGGTTCGGTGACCTGGGATAACGTCACTGAGCCTTCTGTTCTGCTCTCCAAAGGACGCGATTACCTAAAGAATCAAAAGGCAGCCAGAGTGACCTACACTATTAGCGCCTACGATCTATCCCTAATTGGGTTAGATGTAAATAGTTTTGAAGTGGGTAACTGGCATCCAGTAGTTAATCCTGTATTGGGCATCATCGATGAACCGCTACAAATAATAGAAAAACAAATTGATATCAATAGTCCTCAAAATGCCGCTCTAACTATTGGGCAAAAATATAGGACATTGAGCCAGTACCAGGCGGAGACAAACAAGGCAAGGAAAAGCGTTGTTAATCTTCGGGATACGATAGCTTCACAAACGGAAAAGGTAATAGCCTTGAACGAATCGCTTTCAGCGGCACAGAAGACCATTAAGGAGTTACAACAAACCGTTAATAATGCTGATTTGGGCAATTTGCAACCCACGCTGGACGCTATTAATACACAATTAGGAAAACTGGCGGAAAAGATAAATGCCATTGGGGCGGAGATTCCGGCCGACCTAGCGGCAAATCTGAAACAAATCCAGAGTAATCTAACAACCTTAAAAACTTTTAAAAAGAATCAGGATTTGTTAAATGCCGATTTTGAAAATAGGCTTACTAAGTTAGAGGGAGGTAAATAATGGCGGATATAAGTAAATATTTGAAGCAAATCCGGACCGCTATATATGGAAGGGAAGTACGCTCCAGTATCGCGGATGGTATAGAGGCGGTAAACACTGCACAGGAAACCTTGGATCAAAAGTTTGATGATCAAATTGCAAATATGACGCCCCCAAATAATCCATCTCTCGCGGAAGTAGTAGACGCGAGAACATCCGGGGTTACTGGGAATAAATACGTTACATTGGGGAAAAGGCTTGATTCAGGGGAAATTGAATCCAGGACGTATACAGACGAGAAGATAAGCGAACTGGTTCTTGGGGAGGTTCGGTCCGTAAACGGAAAGACGGGAAATGTGGTGCTTACCGCTTCCGATGTTGAAGCGGTGACATACCTTGAGATGCGAGAAGAACTAAGGAAGTATGCGCTTCTGGGAGAGCCCGGGGGACAATACACGCCTGATCTACTAAACGGCTGGTACGTACAAGCAGGCGAAGTTAAAGGGGTTTGTTATTACAAGGACCAATTCGGTTACGTGCACATCTACGGCGCCGCAGAGGGTGGGAAAACGGACTTTGGGACAGTGCTTTTTAACCTTCCTGCCGGGTTTCGCCCGTCTGGCATTGTCCGCATAGGCTGCGTGATGATAAATTGGGAGGGTTACGCAAGGTCTATTCAATTTCTCGGGGTTTACCCCAGCGGGGAAGTATTGATAGAAAGTAATGGGTTACCTGGAAAGGTAACATTTTGCATATTCCCAAGTACATTCTATTGCCAGAGATGAGAGGTGAAATCATGGAACTTATACAGGCTACAAGAGTCACAAAAGACGGAAAATACAAAGAAGCACTGGCTTTATACCCGAGGGGGGACAAGTTTTTTAATCTACTTGGGCAAGAGGTTACAATGGACGAAACTGTCGTATTTGTCCCCTTGCCTAAAGGTATCTATACTCCTATTTGGAATTTTGGGAAAAGGTTTGGGAAGAAGGATTAAGCCCTAAGGAAATAGAGGATATTAAGAATCGCCCAGATCCCCCCAGACCCGCTTAAAATAATGGCGGAAGAGGTAAAAGCCTTGCAAGAGGCTCTTAACTATCTGTTGCTAGGAGGTGAGAAGGATTGAGGAGCCCGCTGTATAATCATTTTTACTATTGTTGGCGAAATGAAACAGTCACATTGGATCAGTTGGGGAGGGCGGTAGAAAAGGAATTTATCACAGGAAAAGAAAAGGAAGAGATAACCAAAACAGAACTGAAGAAAGAAATGTCAATCGACGCCGATAAGTAGGCGTTATTTTTATGCTCAAAAACAGGAGGATCGTATGGAGCAATTAGGAAAATGGGCTGTGGCGGCAGGGGGTGCAAGCGTTTCGTATTTTTTCGGTGGGTGGGGGCCGCGCTGGATATATTGCTGCTAGTGGTCATCATTGATTACCTTACGGGAATGGTAGCCGGCTTTATTGAAGGAGGATTGAAAAGCAAAGTGGGATTTGTGGGGATTGCCCGGAAGGTCGGTATCTTTGTGGTTGTTGTTATTGCACACAAAGTTGATGCCTTGCTTGGACAGTCCCACTTCCTCCGTGATACGGCTGTAATTTTTTATATAGTAAACGAGCTATTAAGCATACTAGAAAACTGCGGCCGTGTTGGTGTTCCTATCCCGCCTGCCCTTCGCGAAGCTATCCAAGTGCTGAAAAAGAAATCGGAACAGAAGGAAGAACGAAAATGACAATTACAATTTCATTGATAGATAAAAATATATATGCTCTTTTAGAAATATTTAAATCTATACTTTGATTGTAATTGAAAGGAGGATTGATTTTTACAATGATGGAAATCAGAGAAATGTTAGTAGACCCAAGTAAATATGGCATTAAATGCCCAAACAAGATGACACCGAAATACATTACGTTCCACAACACATGGAACGATGCACCTGCAAA
This Paenibacillus larvae subsp. larvae DNA region includes the following protein-coding sequences:
- a CDS encoding phage tail spike protein — encoded protein: MDDLKLSSGMINLGLNQIDSFTFSINLGNPGYGKIKPLRTLVKVKDTKRNKIIFDGRVLKPQSSMSDSGMFSGAYICESKMGYLQDSAQRHAEIHDTSIRDFFQIMINNHNRSVEPYKRFQVGEVTVINTTDNVYRYLSYDRTFPTIKDKLIDREGGYLRIREDGGTTYIDYLAEIGEVKATQIRIAKNLKSISKEVNPTEVITRLVPLGETIQSEDETATDASPPRLTIAEVNGGIDYLDDPEMQKEFGIIEGSVTWDNVTEPSVLLSKGRDYLKNQKAARVTYTISAYDLSLIGLDVNSFEVGNWHPVVNPVLGIIDEPLQIIEKQIDINSPQNAALTIGQKYRTLSQYQAETNKARKSVVNLRDTIASQTEKVIALNESLSAAQKTIKELQQTVNNADLGNLQPTLDAINTQLGKLAEKINAIGAEIPADLAANLKQIQSNLTTLKTFKKNQDLLNADFENRLTKLEGGK
- a CDS encoding phage holin family protein, translated to MVIIDYLTGMVAGFIEGGLKSKVGFVGIARKVGIFVVVVIAHKVDALLGQSHFLRDTAVIFYIVNELLSILENCGRVGVPIPPALREAIQVLKKKSEQKEERK